One genomic window of Bacillota bacterium includes the following:
- a CDS encoding HpcH/HpaI aldolase/citrate lyase family protein — MLMSKRLRRSMLFVPGNNPALIIDAAVFSPDSIILDLEDAVAVDQKDAARELVVRALQTLDFGNCELCVRINGRHTPFFADDIRALVPARPHVLRLAMVESPEDIIYTDQFIDHCEREAGLPSGSVKLMASIETARGVTNAAKIAVSSPRLIAISFGAEDFTHSIQSERTAQGQELLFARSAVVLAARAAGIDPIDTVYSNIDDEPGFRADVKAAKQLGFAGKSCVHPRQVAIVHDVYRPTSDEVYKAERVLAAYADALQKGTGVISVDGRMVDGPIVAKAQRIVDIARAAGSGRGVQV; from the coding sequence GTGTTGATGAGTAAGCGTCTGCGCCGTAGCATGCTTTTTGTGCCTGGCAATAATCCTGCCCTTATCATTGACGCTGCTGTATTCTCTCCCGATAGTATTATTCTAGATTTAGAAGATGCCGTGGCGGTTGATCAAAAGGATGCCGCCAGAGAACTGGTCGTCCGCGCCCTGCAGACGCTTGACTTTGGGAATTGCGAGTTATGTGTGCGCATAAACGGGCGGCATACCCCGTTTTTTGCCGATGATATCCGCGCACTCGTACCTGCTAGGCCTCACGTCTTACGCCTGGCTATGGTGGAATCGCCCGAAGACATCATCTATACGGATCAGTTTATCGACCACTGTGAGCGTGAAGCAGGTCTGCCTAGTGGCTCTGTCAAGCTCATGGCTTCCATCGAGACGGCTAGGGGTGTCACTAACGCAGCAAAAATAGCTGTCTCCTCACCGCGGCTCATCGCCATCTCCTTTGGTGCTGAGGATTTCACACATAGTATTCAGTCAGAGCGAACAGCACAAGGGCAAGAGCTTCTCTTTGCTCGTTCGGCGGTGGTTTTAGCGGCACGAGCAGCGGGTATCGACCCCATCGACACCGTTTACAGCAACATTGATGACGAGCCGGGGTTTAGGGCAGATGTTAAAGCGGCCAAGCAGCTTGGCTTCGCAGGCAAGAGCTGCGTGCATCCTCGCCAAGTCGCGATAGTACATGATGTCTATCGACCGACGTCAGATGAAGTATACAAGGCGGAACGGGTGCTAGCCGCCTACGCGGATGCACTGCAGAAGGGAACAGGGGTAATCTCTGTTGACGGTAGAATGGTCGATGGCCCAATTGTGGCTAAGGCCCAGCGCATAGTAGACATAGCCCGTGCGGCGGGGAGCGGGCGGGGGGTGCAGGTATGA
- the citD gene encoding citrate lyase acyl carrier protein, with amino-acid sequence MIRRYAQAGSLESGDALVHVALAQDEALTIRIKSKVAPRFLASMQSSVREIATELGIMSATIEVMDSGALDFVLRARVTTAIKRSMEASVDE; translated from the coding sequence ATGATACGACGCTATGCACAAGCCGGCAGCCTTGAGTCTGGTGATGCCCTCGTGCATGTGGCCTTGGCGCAAGACGAGGCCTTGACTATCCGGATAAAGAGCAAAGTTGCCCCGCGATTCCTTGCTTCTATGCAGTCTAGTGTGCGCGAAATTGCCACAGAGCTCGGCATTATGTCTGCTACCATTGAAGTGATGGATAGCGGTGCGCTTGATTTTGTGTTACGAGCTAGGGTAACAACAGCGATAAAGCGATCTATGGAGGCAAGTGTTGATGAGTAA
- a CDS encoding GntR family transcriptional regulator → MSMLTPIEVTDLRPMREIVHEKLRAAIMKGHLASGDRLIESQLAKQLGVSRTPVREALCMLEQESLAVAIPRRGTIVVSLKKEEAMDIYDIRGVLEGLAARLAAHRATSSEVVELREKLERMRPLPENLTCYMVVHAEFNSILIRASRSQRIETLLASFAGQLRSLRGISLATPERQSQAWKEHNLIVDAIEERDAELAELLARRHVGNAKAAYLLQWE, encoded by the coding sequence TTGTCGATGCTAACACCAATCGAGGTAACAGATTTGCGTCCCATGCGGGAAATTGTGCACGAAAAATTAAGGGCGGCAATTATGAAAGGCCACCTTGCCTCCGGCGACCGCCTAATTGAGAGCCAACTGGCGAAGCAACTGGGCGTTAGCCGCACACCAGTGCGCGAGGCTCTGTGTATGCTGGAGCAAGAGTCTTTGGCCGTCGCCATTCCACGGCGAGGGACTATCGTAGTCAGCCTCAAGAAAGAAGAGGCCATGGACATCTATGATATTCGTGGTGTCCTAGAAGGGCTGGCGGCTAGGCTAGCCGCGCACAGAGCAACGTCGAGTGAAGTTGTTGAGCTGCGCGAAAAACTGGAGAGAATGCGACCGTTGCCAGAGAATCTTACCTGCTACATGGTAGTCCACGCCGAGTTCAACTCAATTCTCATTCGGGCTAGCCGTAGCCAGCGCATTGAGACGTTGTTGGCCTCTTTTGCGGGCCAGTTGCGCAGCTTGCGTGGCATTAGTCTTGCTACTCCGGAGCGACAGAGCCAGGCCTGGAAAGAACACAATCTCATTGTCGATGCTATTGAGGAACGCGATGCAGAGTTGGCCGAACTACTGGCCCGCCGGCATGTTGGCAACGCTAAGGCGGCTTATCTCTTGCAGTGGGAATAG
- a CDS encoding leucyl aminopeptidase produces MRISVSNVELTTAPVDAVIVSVLEGATSLEGPAASVDRASGGMISQLLASGDFKGKLNEVIAFYPQGLAMRKVVVVGLGCAEKLTVEGLRQVAANSVKAAAKGKIATIASALHGAGLAGIIAEDAAAAWAEGALLGLYTYEAMKSKREDKPLAELMLVAPEASQAPELEQGLKRGLALAEATNLVRDLVNAPANHMTPTHMAETALKIASDTGMSCEILERTDMESLGMGALLGVAKGSTEAPKLIVLSYQGNPGGETMAFVGKGLTFDSGGISIKPADGMHLMKDDMAGGAAVLGAMMAIGQLKPKVNILGIVPATENMPAGNALKPGDVITAMTGKTIEIISTDAEGRLILADAVAYAVKLGAKKIIDIATLTGACGIALAHVYSAMITNCDALAAEFKTAADRSGERYWPMPNHDEYREMFKSPVADIKNSGGRMGGVMTGGLFIGEFVGTTPWIHLDIAPTAYTESEKHYQPKGATGVATRTLVSLALLWAN; encoded by the coding sequence ATGAGAATAAGCGTCAGTAATGTTGAACTAACTACTGCCCCCGTCGATGCCGTTATTGTCAGTGTGCTAGAGGGGGCTACGTCGCTAGAGGGGCCTGCCGCAAGCGTCGACCGGGCTTCAGGCGGGATGATAAGCCAGCTCCTCGCAAGCGGCGATTTCAAAGGCAAATTAAATGAGGTAATTGCCTTCTACCCACAGGGCCTGGCGATGCGCAAGGTAGTCGTAGTTGGGCTTGGCTGTGCAGAAAAGCTCACTGTCGAAGGCTTACGCCAAGTGGCGGCCAACAGCGTCAAGGCAGCCGCCAAGGGTAAGATCGCTACTATTGCCTCGGCCTTGCATGGAGCAGGTCTAGCCGGAATAATCGCGGAAGACGCTGCCGCGGCCTGGGCCGAGGGTGCGCTCCTTGGCCTCTATACTTATGAAGCGATGAAGAGCAAGCGCGAGGATAAACCCCTGGCAGAACTAATGCTAGTAGCGCCAGAGGCAAGTCAAGCCCCTGAGCTAGAACAGGGCCTAAAGCGCGGGCTAGCCCTAGCAGAGGCCACCAACCTAGTACGCGACTTAGTCAATGCCCCGGCCAACCACATGACACCCACACATATGGCCGAAACGGCCCTAAAAATAGCCAGCGATACGGGCATGTCCTGCGAGATCTTAGAGAGAACCGACATGGAGAGCCTCGGTATGGGCGCCTTGCTAGGGGTGGCTAAGGGTAGCACCGAAGCGCCGAAGCTCATTGTCTTAAGCTACCAGGGCAACCCTGGCGGCGAGACTATGGCCTTTGTGGGTAAAGGTCTTACTTTTGACAGCGGCGGTATTTCCATTAAACCTGCCGACGGCATGCACTTAATGAAGGACGATATGGCCGGCGGTGCGGCAGTACTAGGCGCTATGATGGCGATCGGACAGCTGAAGCCTAAAGTGAACATACTAGGCATAGTACCAGCGACGGAAAATATGCCCGCGGGCAACGCCTTAAAGCCGGGCGATGTAATTACCGCCATGACCGGAAAAACCATCGAGATCATTAGCACCGACGCCGAAGGTCGCCTGATTTTGGCGGATGCCGTGGCTTACGCCGTAAAACTAGGGGCGAAAAAGATTATCGACATCGCCACACTAACAGGAGCCTGCGGCATTGCTTTGGCCCATGTCTACTCCGCCATGATCACTAACTGCGACGCTTTGGCCGCAGAATTTAAGACGGCAGCTGACCGCTCCGGCGAGCGTTACTGGCCTATGCCAAACCATGACGAATACCGCGAGATGTTCAAGAGCCCTGTCGCCGACATTAAAAATAGCGGTGGCCGCATGGGTGGCGTAATGACGGGCGGCCTCTTTATTGGCGAGTTTGTCGGCACAACACCTTGGATACATCTAGATATCGCGCCTACCGCCTACACCGAGAGCGAAAAGCACTACCAGCCGAAGGGTGCGACTGGGGTCGCCACACGCACTTTGGTCAGTCTAGCTCTGCTCTGGGCTAATTAA
- a CDS encoding YcaQ family DNA glycosylase, whose translation MKITREQARSFMVGRQRYQAHGGKWQGQEGVREAIRFLGAVQIDPINVYERNHHSVLYNRVAGYRPEMLETELYTTKSAFESWCNALCAVPMEQYPYLAYKMRQNRASYQPSPEVLDAARRVLSAIADHGAQASRNFVTSTKVHGWWDGAVSKTKAEKAALDYLHYTGQVLISSRDGQHRRYDLPERIVSPALFAQEVDEAEYRLFMLERFLIAYGLSQTGLFRFGWLETPKTNATRLLKSLLDSGRVTALEVEGVKRKYYCHASLLPELMSPPSISEEDAVFVAPLDNLLWDRDRLVDFFGFHYRWEVYVPAAKRVYGYYVVPVLLGERLVGRIELKANREQGLLAVQNLWLDYDTTKVRDAVARAAAELADYLKLRLISPEQS comes from the coding sequence GTGAAAATTACGCGCGAACAGGCCCGTAGCTTTATGGTCGGGCGACAGCGCTACCAGGCGCATGGGGGAAAATGGCAAGGGCAAGAAGGTGTAAGAGAGGCCATTCGCTTTCTTGGCGCGGTACAAATCGACCCTATTAATGTCTACGAGCGCAACCACCACAGTGTCTTGTATAACAGGGTGGCTGGCTACCGCCCCGAGATGCTTGAAACAGAGCTCTATACCACAAAATCTGCTTTTGAGAGCTGGTGCAACGCTCTATGCGCTGTGCCGATGGAGCAGTATCCTTACCTGGCGTACAAGATGCGGCAAAATCGCGCGTCCTACCAGCCCTCGCCCGAGGTGTTAGACGCGGCCCGTAGGGTACTCAGCGCCATTGCCGACCATGGGGCGCAAGCCTCGCGCAATTTCGTAACCAGCACTAAAGTTCATGGTTGGTGGGACGGGGCCGTCAGCAAGACCAAGGCAGAAAAAGCAGCCCTTGATTACTTGCATTACACAGGGCAGGTGCTGATCAGCTCGCGTGATGGGCAGCACAGACGGTACGACCTGCCGGAGAGAATAGTGTCGCCGGCCTTGTTTGCGCAAGAGGTAGACGAAGCCGAGTACCGCCTCTTCATGCTGGAGCGTTTTCTGATCGCTTATGGGCTCAGCCAGACGGGGCTTTTTCGCTTTGGTTGGCTAGAAACGCCTAAGACTAATGCCACACGCTTACTAAAGAGCTTGCTCGATAGCGGGCGGGTGACTGCCCTCGAGGTAGAGGGTGTAAAGCGAAAGTACTACTGCCATGCGTCTCTTCTGCCCGAGCTTATGAGCCCACCAAGTATAAGCGAAGAGGACGCCGTTTTTGTGGCCCCCTTAGACAACCTGCTCTGGGATCGCGACCGCCTAGTGGACTTCTTTGGGTTTCACTACCGCTGGGAGGTCTATGTACCTGCGGCCAAACGAGTCTACGGTTACTACGTGGTACCAGTGCTACTTGGCGAGCGGCTTGTGGGCCGGATTGAGCTTAAGGCAAACCGCGAGCAGGGCTTGCTCGCGGTACAGAACCTCTGGTTAGACTATGATACAACTAAAGTGCGCGATGCAGTAGCTCGGGCGGCAGCAGAACTAGCCGACTATCTCAAGTTGAGATTAATTAGCCCAGAGCAGAGCTAG
- a CDS encoding CoA-binding protein: MKSDDFLALKNWAVAGDVLNPDKFAHKIAHKLKSRGYHVAPVHPDGGEGVYTDLASLPSKPEVLCLVINPRVGEQYLEQAAAQGITRVWLQPGADTDAILSRSRALGLEIVQACVLVKLQ, encoded by the coding sequence ATGAAGAGCGATGACTTTCTCGCCTTAAAAAATTGGGCCGTAGCTGGTGACGTACTTAATCCAGACAAATTCGCCCACAAAATTGCGCATAAACTAAAGAGCAGGGGGTACCACGTGGCACCAGTCCACCCTGACGGCGGCGAAGGTGTTTATACCGATCTAGCCTCACTGCCTAGTAAGCCTGAGGTGTTGTGCCTAGTAATCAACCCGCGGGTAGGCGAGCAGTATCTTGAGCAAGCCGCGGCACAGGGTATAACCCGGGTGTGGCTACAGCCTGGCGCCGACACCGATGCCATACTATCACGCTCACGAGCGCTCGGCCTTGAAATTGTGCAGGCCTGCGTCTTGGTGAAACTACAGTAA
- a CDS encoding metallophosphoesterase: MRLVIVAVILLFSTIYGSLHYYIGLRFLQSFAPYLSLHLGLYWVSVALLSFSPFVSRLVKRNTRRPALDRLASFSDYWLAILYYAVLLWGAVDMLRFVFGAGASPSLGVGVGVILVLVFILSYGALNASTPRHTTYNITLNKHVEGLAGLSAVMVSDLHLGTSFNNGRLAEMVEHVNALRPDIIFFAGDIIDGDVSEFAKIEMPRTLRRLTPRLGSFAVLGNHEHIGGKSADAVKHMTAAGITVLIDQYTKVNEQFYVVGRNDRSGRYMARSVAPRKELSAIMKDIDHTLPIILLDHQPAALHEPLANKVDLQLSGHTHNGQFFPNHLITNQLFEIDWGHFTKESLQVIVSCGYGTWGPPIRTSGYSEVVKINVKFSK, from the coding sequence ATGCGCTTAGTAATAGTAGCTGTAATACTTCTGTTCTCTACAATTTATGGTAGCCTGCATTACTACATAGGGCTTCGCTTTCTGCAGTCCTTTGCCCCCTACTTGTCTCTACACCTCGGCCTGTACTGGGTCTCAGTCGCCCTGCTATCGTTCTCCCCTTTTGTTTCACGCCTAGTCAAGCGAAATACCCGGCGCCCGGCCCTCGACCGCCTAGCCAGTTTCAGCGACTACTGGCTAGCCATTCTCTACTACGCAGTGCTGCTCTGGGGAGCGGTGGACATGCTGCGCTTCGTTTTCGGAGCTGGCGCTTCTCCCTCCCTAGGGGTCGGGGTAGGGGTTATCCTGGTACTGGTTTTTATTCTCTCCTACGGTGCCCTAAACGCCAGCACACCCCGCCACACCACTTACAACATCACCCTTAACAAGCATGTAGAAGGGCTTGCTGGGCTCTCTGCCGTCATGGTCTCGGATCTTCATCTTGGCACCAGCTTCAATAATGGTCGCCTTGCTGAAATGGTAGAGCACGTGAATGCTCTCCGGCCAGATATTATCTTCTTTGCCGGCGATATAATTGATGGCGACGTCAGCGAATTCGCCAAAATAGAGATGCCGCGCACTTTGCGCCGTCTCACGCCACGCCTGGGCTCCTTTGCTGTACTCGGCAACCATGAACACATCGGCGGCAAGTCAGCTGACGCCGTAAAGCATATGACCGCGGCAGGCATCACAGTTCTCATCGACCAATACACCAAGGTTAATGAGCAGTTCTACGTGGTTGGCCGCAATGACCGTTCTGGCCGCTACATGGCAAGAAGCGTTGCCCCCCGCAAAGAGCTCTCGGCCATAATGAAAGACATCGATCACACGCTTCCTATCATCCTCTTAGATCATCAGCCTGCAGCGCTGCACGAGCCCCTCGCCAACAAGGTAGACCTACAGCTTTCGGGGCACACCCACAACGGCCAGTTCTTCCCCAACCACCTCATCACCAACCAGCTTTTTGAAATCGACTGGGGCCACTTCACAAAAGAGTCCCTACAAGTCATCGTATCCTGCGGCTACGGCACCTGGGGCCCGCCCATACGTACAAGCGGCTACAGTGAGGTGGTGAAGATAAACGTAAAGTTCTCGAAGTAA